Proteins encoded by one window of Rhodobacteraceae bacterium IMCC1335:
- a CDS encoding aminotransferase, whose translation MVASPPPSKPVLAGATARTAPAPIKAAKAWLAGHDPAPGLPVLDVSQAAPSDPPPQNMRDAIADFVRHDPEAHLYGAILGDAELRVDFAAHWSHAYKAQVSASQVAITSGCNQAFCAVITALCSAGDNVLLPVPWYFNHKMWLDVMGVEATPLPTGKNLLPDASLARHLITKKTKAICLVSPNNPSGVEYPDAVLNAFYQLAKDHDLTLIIDETYKDFHSNPKRPHSLLDAPDWKQHLVQLYSFSKAYRMTGHRVGAIIANKALLAEVEKYLDTTTICASRVGQFAARWGLNHLQPWLADQRKEILQRQTFLKRNFETLERQGWELVGCGAYFAYVKHPFASSGADLAQKLVAEAGVLCLPGDMFAPPGTRNAAKHLRLAFANIDQTNLKEMIIRLSNLTFQLAPDCSEA comes from the coding sequence ATGGTGGCCTCGCCCCCACCTTCAAAACCGGTTTTGGCCGGCGCAACCGCGCGCACGGCACCCGCTCCGATTAAAGCCGCAAAAGCTTGGCTGGCAGGCCATGATCCGGCACCCGGCCTACCGGTATTAGACGTCTCGCAAGCCGCGCCAAGCGACCCGCCCCCTCAAAATATGCGCGATGCGATTGCGGATTTTGTGCGCCACGACCCTGAGGCGCATCTTTATGGCGCAATTTTGGGGGATGCTGAATTGCGCGTGGATTTTGCCGCGCATTGGTCACACGCTTACAAGGCGCAGGTAAGCGCCAGCCAAGTTGCCATAACCTCTGGGTGCAACCAAGCGTTTTGCGCGGTGATCACGGCGCTTTGCTCGGCTGGGGATAATGTGCTTTTGCCCGTACCTTGGTATTTCAACCATAAAATGTGGCTCGATGTGATGGGGGTAGAGGCAACGCCTTTGCCGACTGGGAAAAATTTGCTGCCCGATGCATCATTGGCCCGCCATTTGATCACAAAAAAAACCAAAGCCATTTGTCTGGTCAGCCCGAATAATCCCTCGGGCGTGGAATATCCTGACGCCGTGCTGAATGCATTTTATCAGCTCGCAAAAGACCATGATCTCACGCTTATTATCGATGAAACCTATAAAGATTTTCATAGCAATCCAAAGCGTCCCCACAGCCTTTTGGATGCGCCCGATTGGAAGCAGCATTTGGTGCAGCTCTATTCGTTCTCAAAAGCCTACCGGATGACCGGCCACCGCGTTGGCGCCATCATTGCCAATAAAGCCTTACTGGCCGAGGTTGAAAAATACCTCGACACCACCACAATATGCGCCTCGCGCGTTGGGCAATTCGCGGCGCGCTGGGGGCTTAACCATCTTCAACCCTGGTTGGCCGACCAGCGGAAAGAGATTTTACAGCGTCAAACCTTTCTTAAGCGCAATTTTGAAACGCTTGAAAGGCAAGGCTGGGAGCTGGTGGGCTGCGGCGCATATTTTGCCTATGTAAAGCATCCCTTTGCCAGCTCGGGCGCCGATTTGGCACAAAAATTGGTGGCAGAGGCGGGCGTCTTATGCCTGCCTGGCGATATGTTTGCACCCCCGGGCACTCGCAATGCGGCGAAGCATTTACGGCTGGCATTCGCAAATATCGATCAAACCAACTTGAAAGAGATGATAATACGGCTTTCAAATCTCACCTTCCAGCTTGCCCCCGACTGCTCAGAAGCGTAG
- the fabI gene encoding enoyl-ACP reductase FabI translates to MSHNLMQGKRGLIMGLANDKSIAWGIAKACAEAGAEMCFSYQGDALKKRVEPLAAQVGSDFVVECDVADASSIDTLFEEIKQRWGKLDFIVHAIGFSDKSELRGRYVDTSLNNFRMTMDISVYSFTAVAQRAEKLMTEGGSMLTLTYYGAEQVMPHYNVMGVAKAALEASVMYLAEDLGKDNIRVNAISAGPIKTLAASGIGDFRYIMKWNELNSPLRRNVTTEDVGKSALYLLSDLGSGVTGETLHVDAGYHIVGMKAVDAPDIDAVTGRK, encoded by the coding sequence ATGTCACATAATCTTATGCAGGGCAAACGCGGCTTAATCATGGGGCTGGCAAATGACAAATCGATCGCTTGGGGTATTGCAAAAGCCTGCGCCGAGGCCGGTGCGGAAATGTGTTTTTCATATCAAGGAGACGCGCTAAAAAAGCGGGTAGAGCCTTTGGCAGCGCAAGTTGGCAGCGATTTCGTTGTAGAATGTGATGTTGCGGATGCAAGTTCGATCGATACCTTGTTTGAAGAGATCAAACAGCGCTGGGGCAAGCTTGACTTTATCGTGCATGCGATCGGATTTTCCGACAAAAGCGAGTTGCGCGGCCGCTATGTCGACACAAGCCTGAACAATTTCAGAATGACCATGGATATCTCTGTCTATTCCTTCACCGCAGTGGCGCAGCGGGCCGAAAAGCTGATGACGGAGGGCGGGTCAATGCTCACGCTCACCTATTACGGCGCCGAGCAGGTGATGCCGCATTATAATGTGATGGGGGTGGCAAAAGCAGCCCTTGAAGCCTCTGTAATGTATCTGGCCGAGGATCTTGGCAAAGATAATATTCGCGTCAACGCCATCTCGGCTGGCCCCATTAAAACGCTTGCAGCATCGGGTATCGGTGATTTTCGATATATAATGAAATGGAATGAGTTGAACTCACCTCTGCGCAGAAACGTAACCACAGAGGATGTCGGCAAATCAGCGCTATATTTGTTATCAGATTTAGGGTCAGGGGTCACCGGAGAAACGCTGCACGTAGATGCAGGCTATCATATCGTGGGAATGAAGGCTGTAGATGCTCCGGATATTGATGCCGTAACGGGAAGGAAATGA
- a CDS encoding peptidylprolyl isomerase, with product MASQSKSISKYFVWILLGLLIIGLGGFGASGLSGTMRSVGSVGDRDISIDEYARALRQELAQTAQQFGQTLTFEQAQLFGLPQQTLSRLVLQKAIEVEADRLGLSVGDEAVLEQLVKVSAFRGSDGQFSREAYTFALENNRLSEAEFEDGIRQETTRNIVQAAVVTGNVMPSVFTEKMIDFLLETRSFTHVQLNEADLATPLQEATEAQLQAYYDENIERFTVPESKQLTIASLDLTQLSEKMTVSDEAVAAFYEKQNALYNQPERRIVERLVFSDAQSADAAAAALENGTSDFDALLEQRGLSAADVSLGAIDQSFFGQGTGAAVFNAELNTAIGPFSDDLGAAMFRVTEVLPAQSTPLEDVADQLRQELALELAAKEVDGVSAQAEDLLAAGATLEDLALETDLVLSTLSYHAGVAEGLASDQAFRQAAFEVKSEDFPELIRLDNGGLAALRLDETQAPRPQPLPEIREDAMKAWRVEALRKALLAQADDLKSQLEAKTVRIEEIGGMLRQETGLNRQERPATTTANVIERAFELAPDAVDVFDDAGQITLILVTEIMAADRQSELAKDIMQEITAQLSDGLSQDLFEAYVGQIQARADVSLNQAALNAVHANFQ from the coding sequence ATGGCGTCACAATCAAAATCCATTTCCAAATATTTCGTTTGGATTCTGTTGGGGCTGCTCATCATTGGCCTGGGTGGGTTTGGCGCGTCGGGGCTGTCTGGCACCATGCGCAGCGTCGGCTCTGTCGGTGATCGCGACATTTCGATCGATGAATATGCGCGGGCCTTGCGCCAAGAGTTGGCGCAAACCGCCCAACAATTTGGTCAAACGCTTACCTTTGAGCAAGCCCAATTATTTGGGCTTCCGCAACAAACGCTCAGCCGCTTGGTACTTCAAAAAGCGATTGAAGTCGAAGCCGACCGGCTTGGCCTTTCCGTGGGCGATGAAGCGGTCCTGGAACAGCTGGTCAAAGTCAGTGCCTTTCGCGGTTCAGATGGTCAATTCAGCCGCGAGGCCTACACGTTTGCGCTAGAGAATAATCGCCTCAGCGAAGCTGAATTTGAAGATGGTATTCGCCAGGAAACAACGCGTAACATCGTGCAAGCTGCCGTGGTGACAGGCAATGTGATGCCTTCAGTGTTTACAGAGAAAATGATTGATTTTCTGTTAGAAACCCGCAGCTTTACCCATGTTCAACTGAACGAGGCAGACCTTGCCACGCCCCTTCAAGAGGCCACAGAGGCGCAACTGCAAGCCTATTATGACGAAAATATTGAGCGCTTCACCGTTCCGGAAAGCAAACAGCTTACCATTGCCTCTTTGGATCTTACCCAGCTTAGCGAAAAGATGACCGTGAGCGATGAGGCTGTTGCTGCTTTTTATGAAAAACAGAACGCGCTTTATAATCAGCCTGAGCGCCGGATCGTTGAAAGACTTGTGTTTTCAGATGCGCAAAGCGCCGATGCTGCCGCGGCAGCGCTGGAGAACGGAACAAGCGATTTCGACGCGCTGCTCGAGCAGCGCGGCCTAAGCGCTGCAGATGTGAGCCTGGGCGCAATAGACCAAAGCTTTTTTGGGCAGGGCACCGGCGCAGCTGTTTTCAATGCAGAATTGAACACGGCCATTGGGCCGTTTTCCGATGATTTGGGCGCTGCTATGTTTCGTGTAACAGAAGTTTTGCCTGCGCAATCTACTCCGCTTGAAGACGTTGCAGATCAATTGCGCCAAGAACTGGCGCTTGAACTGGCCGCGAAAGAAGTAGACGGGGTGAGCGCGCAAGCCGAAGACCTTCTGGCCGCCGGTGCAACTTTGGAAGATCTCGCGCTAGAAACCGATCTGGTGCTAAGCACTCTAAGCTATCACGCTGGTGTGGCTGAGGGCTTGGCCTCAGATCAAGCCTTTCGACAGGCTGCATTTGAAGTAAAAAGCGAGGATTTTCCCGAACTTATCCGCTTGGACAATGGTGGCTTGGCCGCCTTAAGACTGGATGAAACCCAAGCACCGCGCCCCCAACCCCTACCGGAAATACGCGAAGATGCGATGAAGGCTTGGCGCGTCGAAGCTTTGCGCAAAGCACTGCTTGCGCAAGCCGATGATTTGAAATCGCAACTCGAGGCTAAGACGGTGCGCATTGAGGAAATCGGCGGAATGCTGCGTCAGGAAACCGGACTCAACCGTCAAGAGCGCCCAGCCACGACAACCGCAAATGTGATTGAACGCGCCTTCGAACTTGCGCCAGATGCGGTGGATGTTTTTGATGATGCGGGGCAGATAACGCTTATACTTGTCACAGAGATTATGGCCGCAGATCGACAATCCGAGCTTGCCAAAGACATCATGCAAGAGATCACAGCTCAGCTTAGTGATGGCCTGTCACAAGATTTGTTTGAAGCCTATGTGGGACAAATACAGGCGCGCGCCGATGTGTCTTTAAACCAAGCGGCTCTCAATGCCGTTCATGCCAATTTTCAGTAA
- the trpD gene encoding anthranilate phosphoribosyltransferase, protein MSDLMKPLISAASDRELTKNEAEAAFQILFEGAATPAQIGGFLMALRTRGETVTEFAAAASVMRAKCNAVSAPADAMDIVGTGGDGKGTLNISTATAFVVAGAGVPVAKHGNKNLSSKSGAADALGEMGVNVMISADKAQAALRDIGICFMMAPMHHPAMKHVGPVRAELGARTIFNILGPLTNPAGVTRQLTGAYSADLIRPMAETLGALGAHNAWLVHGGDGTDELAISASSHVAALHPDGSVTEFEVHPEEFGLPTHPFSAILGGAPAENAVAFRALLEGEASAYKDAVLLNSAAALIVAGRSTDKQEAVAMARESIDSHAAKTKLTQLASFTSDTL, encoded by the coding sequence ATGAGCGATCTTATGAAACCCCTAATCTCGGCGGCTTCTGACCGCGAGTTAACAAAAAATGAAGCCGAGGCCGCCTTCCAGATTTTATTTGAAGGCGCCGCAACGCCAGCCCAAATCGGCGGGTTTCTGATGGCGCTGCGCACGCGCGGAGAAACCGTGACCGAATTTGCGGCCGCCGCCTCGGTTATGCGCGCAAAATGCAACGCGGTGTCGGCGCCCGCCGATGCGATGGATATTGTTGGCACTGGCGGCGATGGAAAAGGCACGCTGAATATCTCAACCGCGACTGCCTTTGTTGTTGCCGGTGCGGGCGTTCCCGTGGCCAAACATGGCAATAAAAATCTTTCTTCAAAATCCGGTGCCGCAGATGCGCTGGGTGAGATGGGCGTGAATGTGATGATCAGCGCCGATAAGGCACAGGCCGCTTTGCGTGATATTGGCATCTGCTTTATGATGGCCCCGATGCATCATCCTGCGATGAAACATGTAGGGCCTGTGCGCGCGGAACTGGGCGCGCGGACGATATTTAATATTTTAGGTCCGCTAACCAACCCGGCGGGCGTAACGCGCCAACTCACCGGCGCCTATAGCGCCGATTTAATTCGGCCCATGGCGGAAACATTAGGGGCATTGGGTGCGCATAACGCTTGGTTGGTTCATGGTGGTGACGGCACCGACGAGCTGGCGATCAGCGCCTCCAGCCACGTTGCAGCGCTTCATCCCGATGGCTCGGTTACGGAATTTGAAGTGCACCCAGAAGAGTTTGGACTACCGACGCACCCGTTTTCGGCGATTCTTGGCGGCGCCCCTGCAGAAAATGCGGTGGCGTTCCGCGCCCTGCTTGAGGGTGAAGCCTCCGCTTATAAAGATGCGGTTCTCCTCAATAGCGCAGCTGCATTGATTGTGGCCGGGCGCAGCACTGACAAACAAGAGGCGGTGGCAATGGCGCGCGAAAGTATCGACAGCCATGCCGCAAAAACAAAATTGACGCAGCTGGCCTCCTTCACATCGGATACCCTATGA
- the trpC gene encoding indole-3-glycerol phosphate synthase TrpC, protein MSTTILDRIKAYKLEEIKADKAKRAQSDVEADAKTAAPVRPFAQRIIEDSKTGYGLITEIKKASPSKGLIRADFSPADLAQAYEAGGASCLSVLTDSPSFQGDKSFLSQARQACGLPVLRKDFMYDPYQVAEARMLGADCILLIMASLADSQAQELEQAAFAWGMDVLIEVHDAEELERALLLSSPLIGVNNRNLKTFETSLQTTKDLSKLLPAERVLISESGLKTQDDLADMAQHGARIFLIGESLMRQTDVAAATRSLLSDPR, encoded by the coding sequence ATGAGCACAACTATTTTAGACAGAATCAAAGCCTATAAGCTTGAAGAAATCAAAGCCGACAAAGCCAAACGCGCGCAATCAGATGTGGAAGCAGATGCCAAAACCGCAGCGCCCGTTCGCCCATTTGCGCAGCGCATTATTGAAGACAGCAAAACAGGCTATGGGCTGATTACAGAAATCAAAAAGGCCTCGCCGTCCAAAGGATTGATACGGGCTGATTTTAGCCCAGCAGACTTGGCCCAAGCCTATGAGGCTGGCGGTGCATCCTGCCTATCAGTTTTGACAGATAGCCCCAGTTTTCAGGGCGATAAATCCTTCCTGTCCCAAGCCCGGCAGGCCTGCGGGCTGCCGGTTTTACGCAAAGATTTTATGTATGACCCCTATCAAGTTGCCGAAGCGCGCATGTTGGGCGCGGATTGTATTTTATTGATCATGGCCTCGCTCGCGGATAGCCAAGCACAAGAGCTTGAACAGGCTGCATTTGCTTGGGGGATGGATGTTTTAATTGAAGTCCATGATGCAGAAGAATTAGAACGGGCCTTATTGTTAAGCTCACCGCTAATTGGAGTGAATAACCGCAATTTGAAAACCTTTGAAACCTCGCTGCAAACCACCAAAGACCTATCAAAACTGCTTCCAGCTGAGCGCGTTTTGATTTCTGAATCTGGGTTGAAAACGCAAGATGACTTGGCCGATATGGCGCAGCATGGGGCGCGTATCTTCTTAATCGGAGAAAGCCTGATGCGGCAAACGGATGTGGCGGCGGCAACGCGCAGCCTGCTATCGGATCCAAGGTAA
- a CDS encoding aminodeoxychorismate/anthranilate synthase component II codes for MLLLIDNYDSFTYNLVHYLGELGADVMVKRNDALDVQDAMALQPEAILLSPGPCDPDQAGICLALIGAASETRTPLMGVCLGHQSIGQAFGGKVIRCHEIVHGKMGTMHHEGEGLFKDIPTPFEATRYHSLIVERATLPACLTVTAELSDGTIMGLQHNSLPIHGVQFHPESIASEHGHHLLKNFLSIAGLS; via the coding sequence ATGCTGCTGCTAATCGACAACTATGACAGCTTTACCTATAATCTGGTTCATTACCTTGGTGAACTTGGCGCGGATGTTATGGTCAAACGCAACGACGCGCTGGATGTTCAAGACGCTATGGCACTGCAACCAGAAGCCATTTTATTGTCACCAGGGCCTTGCGATCCTGATCAAGCCGGGATTTGTTTGGCGCTGATCGGCGCAGCCAGCGAAACCCGAACGCCTTTGATGGGCGTCTGCTTGGGGCATCAGTCAATCGGGCAAGCCTTTGGCGGCAAGGTTATAAGATGCCACGAAATCGTGCATGGAAAAATGGGAACGATGCATCACGAAGGCGAAGGTCTTTTTAAAGATATCCCTACCCCTTTTGAGGCTACCCGCTATCATTCATTAATCGTAGAGCGGGCCACCCTGCCCGCTTGCCTGACAGTCACGGCAGAATTAAGCGATGGCACCATCATGGGGCTTCAGCATAACAGCCTGCCGATCCATGGCGTGCAATTTCATCCAGAATCGATCGCTTCTGAACACGGGCATCATTTGTTGAAAAACTTTCTGAGCATTGCAGGACTGAGCTGA
- a CDS encoding anthranilate synthase component I yields MITPDLDNFSWQYALKKSQVLFTRLAADLDTPVSLKMKLAGDQKNAFMLESVTGGEVRGRYSIIGMKPDLIWKCQGSESFINRDARFDDEAFTAVQAPPLEALRALLAESFIDLPEDLPQASAGLFGYLGYDMIRLVENLPDMNPDPLALPDAVFLRPSVVAVLDGVKGEVILVAPVWYDPAISAKAAYAKSAERIQDAMRDLERPLPDPRSLGAPQEAPNPRSNFSKDAYIAAVEKAKDYIRAGDIFQVVPAQRWTQDFALPPFALYRSLRRTNPSPFMFYFNFDGFQVIGASPEILVRVFGREVTVRPIAGTRPRGATSEEDNANEADLLADKKELAEHLMLLDLGRNDVGRVAKLGTVKPTEEFIIERYSHVMHIVSNVVGELHENQDALSAFFAGMPAGTVSGAPKVRAMQIIDELETEKRGVYGGGVGYFSSGGDMDMCIALRTAIVKDQKLYIQAGGGVVYDSDPEAEYMETVHKSNAIRRAAADAAMFASKPS; encoded by the coding sequence ATGATAACGCCCGATCTTGATAATTTTTCGTGGCAATATGCGCTAAAGAAAAGCCAGGTTTTATTCACCCGATTGGCGGCTGACTTGGATACGCCCGTGTCTTTAAAGATGAAGCTCGCGGGGGATCAGAAAAATGCGTTCATGCTGGAATCTGTGACCGGCGGAGAAGTGCGCGGGCGTTATTCAATCATCGGTATGAAGCCGGATCTGATTTGGAAGTGCCAAGGCAGCGAAAGTTTTATCAACCGGGATGCGCGTTTCGATGATGAAGCGTTTACAGCGGTTCAAGCGCCCCCCCTAGAGGCGTTACGCGCGCTCTTGGCAGAAAGCTTTATCGACCTGCCCGAGGATTTGCCACAAGCCAGCGCCGGCCTTTTTGGATATCTGGGCTATGACATGATTCGGCTGGTCGAAAATTTGCCAGACATGAATCCCGATCCGCTTGCTTTGCCAGATGCGGTTTTTTTGCGCCCAAGTGTTGTGGCGGTTTTGGATGGCGTAAAAGGCGAAGTGATTTTGGTTGCGCCGGTTTGGTATGATCCAGCGATCTCGGCAAAAGCCGCCTATGCCAAATCAGCGGAACGTATTCAGGATGCGATGCGGGATTTAGAACGCCCCTTGCCCGATCCGCGCAGCCTTGGCGCGCCACAAGAGGCGCCCAATCCAAGGTCCAACTTCAGCAAAGACGCCTATATCGCTGCGGTTGAAAAAGCCAAAGACTATATTCGCGCCGGGGATATCTTTCAAGTGGTGCCAGCCCAGCGCTGGACGCAAGATTTTGCGCTGCCACCGTTTGCGCTCTACCGGTCTTTGCGCCGCACGAACCCCTCTCCCTTCATGTTTTATTTTAATTTTGATGGCTTTCAAGTGATCGGTGCCAGCCCAGAAATCCTAGTGCGTGTCTTTGGCCGTGAGGTGACTGTGCGCCCGATCGCAGGCACCCGTCCGCGCGGCGCGACCAGCGAAGAAGATAACGCCAATGAAGCCGATCTTCTAGCTGATAAAAAAGAATTGGCCGAACATCTAATGCTGCTGGATTTAGGGCGCAATGATGTGGGCCGGGTGGCCAAATTGGGCACGGTCAAACCAACCGAGGAATTTATTATCGAGCGCTACAGCCATGTGATGCATATCGTTTCAAATGTAGTTGGGGAATTGCACGAAAATCAAGACGCGCTATCCGCCTTCTTCGCGGGTATGCCGGCGGGCACCGTATCGGGCGCTCCAAAAGTGCGTGCAATGCAAATCATCGATGAGCTTGAAACCGAAAAGCGCGGGGTATACGGTGGCGGCGTAGGCTATTTCAGCTCTGGCGGGGATATGGATATGTGCATTGCCCTTCGCACCGCCATCGTCAAAGATCAAAAACTCTACATACAAGCGGGCGGCGGCGTGGTCTATGACAGCGATCCCGAAGCCGAATATATGGAAACGGTGCATAAATCCAACGCGATCCGCCGGGCCGCGGCAGATGCGGCGATGTTTGCATCTAAACCATCCTAA
- a CDS encoding xanthine phosphoribosyltransferase: MSERLPHEKGFHVSWDQLHRDSRALAWRLDDPKLTENGWRAVVAITRGGMAPAMIVARELDIRVVDTISVKSYNHQSQSEPRVIKAPDMDHIGDGTGVLVIDDLVDTGKTLEVVRQHMPKAHVATVYAKPLGRSQVDTFITEVSQDTWIFFPWDMALQYVEPFRGTE; the protein is encoded by the coding sequence ATGTCTGAACGTCTCCCCCATGAAAAAGGGTTCCATGTCAGCTGGGACCAGTTGCATCGCGACTCGCGGGCATTGGCCTGGCGGCTTGATGATCCAAAACTAACCGAAAACGGCTGGCGCGCGGTTGTCGCGATCACCCGTGGTGGCATGGCACCTGCAATGATCGTTGCGCGTGAATTGGACATTCGCGTTGTCGATACAATCAGCGTCAAATCCTATAATCACCAAAGCCAAAGTGAACCAAGGGTAATCAAAGCCCCGGATATGGACCATATCGGGGATGGCACCGGCGTTTTGGTGATCGATGATCTCGTGGATACGGGCAAAACCCTGGAAGTCGTGCGCCAACATATGCCCAAAGCGCATGTGGCAACCGTATATGCAAAGCCGCTGGGGCGGTCTCAGGTCGACACGTTTATAACAGAAGTCAGCCAAGACACTTGGATCTTTTTTCCGTGGGATATGGCCCTGCAATATGTTGAGCCGTTTCGCGGAACGGAGTAG